The sequence below is a genomic window from uncultured Stenotrophomonas sp..
GTGCACGGTCGGCGCATCGGCATGCAGCAGGCCGCCGCGCGCCAGTTCGCCGAGGATGGCCATGATGCCGCCGGCGCGGTGCACGTCCTCGACGTGGTACTTGGGCGTGTTCGGCGCGACTTTGCACAGCTGCGGCACGCGCCGCGACAGGCGGTCGATGTCGCGCAGGTCGAAGGCCACCTCGGCCTCCTGCGCGGCGGCGAGCAGGTGCAGGATGGTGTTGGTGGAGCCGCCCATCGCGATGTCCAGGGTCATCGCGTTCTCGAACGCCTCGACGGTGGCGATGCCCCGCGGCAACGCGCTGGCGTCCTCGCCGCCGTACCAGCGGTGGCACAGCTCGACGATCAGCCGCCCGGCGCGCTTGAACAGCGCCTCGCGGTCGGCATGGGTGGCTACCACGGTGCCGTTGCCGGGCAGCGACAGGCCCAGCGCCTCGGTCAGGCAGTTCATCGAATTGGCGGTGAACATGCCGCTGCACGAGCCGCAGGTGGGGCAGGCGCTGCGTTCGACGGCGGCCACCTGCTCGTCGCTGACGCTGGCGTCGGCGGCCATCACCATCGCATCCACCAGGTCGAGTTTGTGCTCGGCCAGCCGGGTCTTGCCCGCTTCCATCGGCCCGCCGGAGACGAACACCACGGGGATGTTCAGCCGCAGCGCGGCCATCAGCATGCCGGGGGTGATCTTGTCGCAGTTCGAGATGCACACCATGGCGTCGGCGCAATGCGCATTGACCATGTATTCGACCGAATCGGCGATCAGTTCGCGCGACGGCAGCGAATACAGCATGCCGTCGTGGCCCATCGCGATGCCGTCGTCCACGGCGATGGTGTTGAATTCTTTGGCGACGCCGCCCGCGGCTTCGATTTCACGGGCCACCAGGGCGCCCAGGTCGCGCAGGTGCACGTGGCCCGGCACGAACTGCGTGAACGAGTTGACCACCGCGATGATGGGTTTGCCGAAGTCGCCATCCTGCATGCCGGTGGCGCGCCACAGGGCACGGGCGCCGGCCATGTTGCGGCCGGCGGTGGAGGTTTTCGAGCGGTATTCGGGCATGGCGGGGGAATGCGGAATGCAGGGCAACGATTCTGCATGAAGAACCCGGTTGCTGTTGCAACCGTTGCCGCCCCCGCGGATGGCGATGCGGGCGTTCGCGGAGCGAGTGCATGGGTGCCCGCCGCGCCCATATCGGGCATCATCCCCGGATGATTTCATGGAGCACCCGATGATGAAGCGATCCAGGACCACCGCGCTGCTGCTGATGAGTACCGCGCCACTGCTGTTCACCGCCTGCCAGCAGGAGCAGACGGTGCAGGTGCAGGAAGGGCTGTATACCTCGGTGGAGGCCTGCAGCGAAGCGACCGGTGATCCGTCCAGCTGCCGCCAGGCGTTCACCGCCGCGCAGCAGCAGGCGGCCGATGCCGCGCCGCAGTACGCCAGCCGCGAGGAGTGCGCGCAGGAATACCCGGCCGAGCAGTGCGTGTCGCAGCGCACCAGTGCCGGGCATTCGTTCGTCGGGCCGATGATGATGGGCTTCTTCATGTCGCAGATGCTGGGTGCCCGTGCCGGGGCGGTGGCTGCGCCGCCGGCGTCGCAGCCGGCGTTCCGCGACAAGGCCAACGGCTGGGCCAAGCCGGCGGCGGCACCGGGTGGCAGCGGCGGGCTGAACACCGCCAGCCGCATTGGCGCGGGCAAGGCCGGGCTGGCGCCGGTGAACGCCGAACCGAATCGCGCGGTCACCGCGCGCCGTGGCGGTTTCGGCAACAGCAGCCGCGGTCGCGGCAGTTTCGGCGGCTGATGCGGTGAAGCGCGTTGCCATTGCCGAGCGCTCCAACTGGCGCGCTCGCGCCGCCGACTGCGGTTTCCGCTTCCACACCATCGACGGTGCGCCGTACTGGGACGAAACGGCGTACTACGCCTTCACCCTGCGCCAGATCGAGGACGACCTCGAAGACCCCAGCGCCGAGCTGCATGCGATGGCGCTGGACCTGGTCGGCGACGTCGTGGCCAGCGAGGAGCTGATGGAACGGCTGGCGATTCCCGCGCCGTTCCGCGACTGGATCGCCGAAAGCTGGCGGCGTGGCGACCCGCACCTCTACGGCCGGCTGGATTTCGCCTACGACGGCAGCGGCCCGGCCAAGCTGTACGAACTGAACTACGACACGCCGACCTCGCTGTACGAGGCCGCGTTCTTCCAGTGGCAGTGGCTGGAAGACCAGCGCAACCGCGGCGCGCTGCCGCCGCAGGCCGACCAGTTCAATTCCCTCCACGAGGCGCTGGTCGAACGCTTCGCCGAGCTGGCCGCGAGCCTGCCGCCGCCGCTGTATTTCAGTGCGGTGCGCGAATCGGAGGAGGACCAGGGCACGGTCGCCTACCTGCGCGATTGCGCGGCGCAGGCCGGCCTGCACGGTGCGTCCATCGCCATCGAGGACATCGGCCTGTCGGAAGATGGCCGCTTCACCGACCTCGATGACGTGGTGGTCGGCAGCCTGTTCAAGCTGTATCCGCTGGAGGACCTGATGCGCGAGGACTTCGGCGCCGCGCTGCCGGGCTCGGGTGTGCAGCTGCTGGAACCGGCATGGAAAGCGGTGCTGAGCAACAAGGGCATCCTGCCGCTGCTGTGGCAGCGCCATCGCGGCCATCCGAACCTGCTCGAAGCACATTTCGACGACGGCCGCGCGCTGCCGGCCGGCTGGGTGCGCAAGCCACTGCATTCGCGCGAGGGCGCCAACGTCGCCATGCACATGCACGACGGCCGCTGGCAGGAAAGCGAGGGGCCGTATGCCGGGCCGTGCATCATGCAGGCATTCCATCCGTTGCCGGTGTTCGCCGGCAACTACCCGCTGGTCGGCAGCTGGGTGGTGGGCGACCGCGCCTGCGGTATCGGCGTGCGCGAGGATGACAGCCGCATCACCCGTGACAGCGCCCGCTTCCTGCCGCACGCGATCATCGACGATGCACCGGCGGGCAATACCCGTATCTACGTCTGATGGCCGGGCAGGTCGGGGTTACACCCCCGACCTGCGGGATATCCGAACGAGTGCACGCGTCGGGGGCGTAACCCCGACCTGCGCGCCGGCAAGGGGCAGCAGGCGCGGGGTTGCCGCACTACCCGTCACCTCGCTTCCGGCGGCACCCAGATGGCGATGCCGGCCGCGCGCTTTTGCTGGGTCGGGATGCCCATGCTCAAACCGCCGCCGCCGTGGCGGCCGAAGCTGCCGGCGCCGACCGACATGCCCACCGGCGAGCCGCTGGCGCCCACGCCCATCAGCACCACGCCGTTGGCACCCAGCGCGGCGGCCTCGCGTTTGAGCCGGGCGATGGCCGCGTCGGTCTGGCCCTGGGTGCCGAAGCCGACCGCACTGGAGGATTCGAGCTGGGCGATCTCCAGCGAACCGGCCGGCGGCGTGGAATAGACCTGCACGCTGGCCGGGTCCACCGGTGCGCGCGCCTGCCCCAGCATGACCTTGGAGGTGCTGGCGCAACCGGTGGCGATCAGGGCGATGCCCAGTGCGATGACGAGCGGGAATTTCATGGCTTCACTCCCCGGCGACGGTGGTCCGTGAATCATCGGCAGCCATCACTGAATCGCCTGCGAACCACGGCTTCCGGCAATGGCGCGCCTCGGCAGACCGACGGAGAAAGAACATGGGCCTGATCAGCCTGATATGGGGCATCGTGGCGCTGCTGTGGATGCTGCTGGCCTTCATCCCGCTGCTGGGTTGGGGCAACTGGTTCCTGATCCCGTTCGCGACGGTTGGGGCGATCATCGCCGCCATCGGCCTGCTGTTCACCCATGCCGGCAAACATGGCCGTGCCCGTACCGGGCTGGTGCTGAACGGCATCGTCATCGTGGTCGGGGTGATCCGCTTGAGCCTGGGTGGCGGCATCGTCTGACGTCCGCCGGAGCGCCCGCCGGGCGTAGAATGCGGGGCCATGCCGGCGGCAGGTGCCGGCGCCCGAAGCCCGCCGCAGGCGAGATGCCCCGACGATGATCCTTCGACCTGTCCGCGTGGCTGGCAGCTGCCGTGCGGCGCGGGCAGATCACCGCAGCGTTGCGCGCCGGCCGGGTCGATTCCTGCTTCTGGCCGGATCAGGCAGGCGAAGAGCGGGAAGCGCCTTCCGCTCCGGAAGCCGACGACCTGCCGCTGGACGCGATGGTGCGCACCATCGGGATCGAAATGCTTGACGCACTGGGCGAACGCCCGCTGCCCGGGCCGCTGCAATCGCAGGGCTATGGGCTGCAATGACTTCAACGTACCGGAGTACCGCCATGTTCCACCCCCGTTACCGCCCCCGCCGCATGCGCCGCGATGAGTTCTCGCGGCGGCTGATGCGCGAGCATGTCTTCACCGCCGACGACCTGATCTGGCCGGTGTTCGTGCACGAGCTGCCCGGCCGCGCGCCGGTGGCGTCGATGCCGGGCGTGGAGCGGTTGTCGATCGACGAACTGCTGCGTGAGGCCGAGCAGGCCTTGCAACTGGGCGTGCCGGTGATCGACCTGTTCCCGGTGCTCGATGCATCGCGCAAGTCGCTGGATGCGGCCGAGGCATGGAACCCGGATGGCCTGGCGCAGCGTGCGGTGCGCGCGTTGAAGCAGCGTTTCCCCGAGCTGGGGGTGATGACCGACGTGGCGCTGGACCCGTACACCACCCACGGCCAGGACGGCATCGTCGATGAGCGCGGCTACGTGCTCAACGACGTCACCGTCGAGGCGCTGGTCAAGCAGTCGCTGTCACATGCCGAGGCCGGCGTGGACATCGTTTCGCCGTCGGACATGATGGACGGCCGCATCGGCGCGATCCGCGATGCGCTGGACGAAGCCGGCCACATCCACGCCCGCATCATGGCTTACTCGGCCAAGTACGCCTCGGCGTTCTACGGCCCGTTCCGCGATGCGGTGGGCAGCGCCGGCAACCTCGGCAAGGCCGACAAGAAGACCTACCAGATGGACCCGGCCAACGGCGACGAGGCGCTGCGCGAGATCGCGCTGGACCTGGAGGAAGGCGCGGACATGGTGATGGTCAAGCCGGGCATGCCGTATCTGGACATCGTGTGGCGGGTGAAGCAGGAATTCGGCGTGCCGACCTTCGCCTACCATGTCAGCGGCGAGTACGCGATGCTCAAGGCCGCCGCCGCCAACGGCTGGCTGGACGAGCGCAAGTGCGTGATGGAGACGATGATCGGCTTCAAGCGCGCCGGCGCCGACGGCGTGCTGACCTACTACGCGCCGCAGATCGCGCGCTGGTTGAAGGAAGCCTGAGGTGGACGCGCCCGGCATGCAGCCCTGGCAGTGGGTGGTATGGATCGCCGGGGTGACGGTGTTCGCGCTGGTGATCGGCGGGCTGGTCGTTGCCGTGCTGCGTGCGCTGCGGCGTCCGCCGGAACTGCCCTCGGCGGCCGAGCGCCTGCAGCGGCAATCACCGCAGGCGCCGGAAGTGGAAGCGCGGCTGCGTGAGCTGGCCGGCCTGCGGCAGAGCGGCCAAATCGGCGACGCCGAGTACGAGCGCCGCCGCGCCGAGGTACTGCGTACCCCGTAGGTCGTGGCTACGTCCCCGATGCTCCGGACATCGAGGATTCCCCATGTCGGGGGCATACCTCGACCTGCGGAATCCGCCGCGTGCCGGGCACGCCCGGCACCTGCGTGGGATGTGCCCGCAGATGCGGGGCTTGCCCCGCATGCTGCATGCGTTCAGCCGCTGCAGCCGCCACAGCACACAGAGGGCTGCAGCTCGATGGCGCCGGGCGCCAAGCGTTGGCCGGCGCGGGCCAGTGCCGGCAGCAGTTCCACTTCCAGCGCGCAGGTGGAGCAGCGCAGGGTGGCAGTGGCCGGGTCGTGGTCGATCAGGGCGGCCGGGTCGATCTCCAGCAACTGCTGTTCGATGGCGGCCAGGTCGGCCGGGGTGTCGCCAAGGCGGATGATGTATTCCATTGCGGTATTCCGGAAAAGCGGAGGAGGCGCGCGCTGCCCGGTGGTGGCAGCGCGCGGCGGACAGGTCAGTTGGTGACGACCAGCTTGCCCTTCATCAGCGCGGAGTGGCCGGGGAAGCTGCAGAAGAAGCTGTAGTCGCCGCCGGCGGTGAGCTTGCGGCCGGGGAAGGTGACGCGGGTGGTGGCGCCGCCGCCGATCAGGGCGGTGTGGGCGATCACGCGGGCGTCGTCCTTGGCCACATAGGCGTTGGCGGTACCGGCCTTGACGCCGTCGCGGGCCACGGCGGTCAGGTCGGCGGTGGTGGTGATGACCACGTTGTGGCCCATCGCGGCGACCGGCAGCTTGCCGGTATGGACCAGTTCGACGGTGACAGTGGCGCAGCTGGCTGACACGGTGGCCTCGCGCAGATCGAACTTCATGGCATCGTCGCCCTTCAGCGAGATGGTGCAGTTGCCGGCGGCCTGGGCCATGCCGGCGGCGCCGAGCAGGGCGAGGGCGAGGAAGACGCGGGAAAGTTTCATGTCGTGCTCCTTGGGGCTGCGGGAAATGGGGGTCAGTCGGCGGCCAGCGCCTTGCGGACGTCGTTGATGAAGGCCGGGTCGGGGATGGCGCTGCTCACTTCGCTGCGGGCGAGGATGCGGCCATCGGCGTCGAGCAATACCAGCGCACTGGTGTGGTTGATGCTGCCGTCCTCGCGGAAGCGGTAGCGCACGTCCAGCACGTTGGCCAAGGCGGGCACATCGTCGGCGTCCGGCTGCAGGAAGCGCCAGCCGTCACCGACGCGGTGGCGCTGGGCCATGTCGGCCATCACCGCGGGGGTGTCGCGCGCCGGGTCGAGGCTGAGCATGGCGATGCCCAGTTTTTCGCGCTGCGCCGGGGTGAGCTGCTTCTGCACGCCCTTGGCGTTCTCGACGATCAGCGGGCACATCAGGTGGCAGTTGGCGTACAGCATGGAAACCACTTGCGGGCGGCCGCGCAGGTCGTGCCATTGCAGGGCATGGCCGCCCTGGTCGGTGAAGCCGGCCTGCAGGTGGTACAGCGACTGGCCCGGCAATGCCTGCGCGGTGCTGTCGGCGGCGTGGGCCGGCGAGGCGATGGCGGCCATGCCAAGGGCGAGGGCCAGCAGGAGGGACGAGGATTTCATGGTTGGCTCCTTGCACAGCGGAAACCGAGGTTGCCGAGCGTGCTGGATGGTTGCAGGGCGGACAGCAGGACGAAGCGTTTGACCACGCCATAATCGCCGGGGTCGTTGAAGGCCAGCGCGGTGGCGCCGCAGAAACGCAGCGCTTCACCATCCTCCTGGCCGCGGCGGTCGCCGTCGCCCAGCAGCGAGGTGAAGTCGCCGCTCCATTCCCAGTTGGCGCCGTGCAGGCCGTGGATGCCCCAGGCGTTGGCCGGTGCGCCGGTGGCGGCATCGATGGCGCGCGGGGTGCCGTCGTTGATCTGGCGCAGGCGCCAGGCACGGTCGTCGCGGGCGTCAAAGCGGGTGGCGTCGGCGGCGGCGGCGAACTCCCATTCCAGGAAGGTCGGCAGGCGTGCGCCCTGCGCGCGGCAATAGGCGTCGGCGGCGTACCAGTTCACGTGGGCCACCGGTGCATCGGCGGCAGCCTTGGTGCCAGGGCCGGTTGCCGTTTCCCAGTGGCCGAGGTAGCCGGGGCTGGCGAACAGCGCGGGGATGCGGTCGCGCCGCCATTGCGGGTGTTCGGTGACGAACGCGGCGAACTGCGCGTTGCTCACCGGGTGTTGCATCAGTTGGTAAGGCGCCACCGGCACCAGGCCGGTGGCGTCCTCGAAGCGGACCGAGGAATGGAACGCGCCGCCGTCGAGCATCCGGTAGCCCGGTTCCGGGCCGCTGGCGCCGGCAAGTGCCGGTGCCAGGGCCAGGGCGAGCAGCAGTGGCCGCATCCGTTCCATGATCGGGTTACCTGCCGCCCTGCGGTTCGCCTTCCGGGTACTCGCGGTCGTGCTGCTGGCCGGTGTAGATCTCGTGGTTCTCCTCGCCGGTGACCTTGAGGATGCCCAGCGAACCCTTGTGGAAGGTGCGGAAGATGCTGTGGTCGACCAGGATGAAGTTGCCCGGTACGTCGGCCTTGAACTCGACGATGGCCGAACCGCCCGCCGGCACCAGCGTGGTCTGCACGTTCTCCTGGTACTTGCTGCCGCCTTCGAAGTAGACCTTGTCGAAGATCTCGCCGATGACGTGGAAGCTGGACACCAGGTTCGGGCCACCGTTGCCGACGAAGATGCGGATCTTCTCGCCGGCCTTGGCGGTGAGTGCGTTGTCGCCGGTCAGCGCGCCTTCCGAGCCGTTGAACACCACGTAGGTCGGATGTTCGTCGATGGCCTTCTCCAGGCTGAAGGACTGCAGGCCCGGGTCGCCGTGCGCGCCTTCGGTGTAGAAGTCGCCCTGCATCACGTAGAACTCCTTGTCCACCGGCTCCATGCCTTCCTCCGGCTCGACCAGGATCAGGCCGTACATGCCGTTGGCGATGTGCATGCCCACCGGGGCCATTGCGCAGTGGTACACGTACAGGCCGGGGTTGAGCGCCTTGAACGTGAACTGCGTTTCATGGCCCGGCAGCGTGTTGGTGGCCTCGGCGCCGCCGCCGGTGCCGGTGACCGCGTGCAGGTCGATGTTGTGCGGCACGTGCGAGCTGTGGTGGTTCTTCAGCTTGAACTCGACCGTGTCGCCCTCGCGCACGCGGATGAAGCTGCCCGGCACCGAGCCGCCGAAGGTCCAGAAGTTGTAGGTGGCACCGTCGGCGATGCGCATTTCCTTCTCGACCATCTCCAGGTCGACGACGACCTTGGCCGGGGTCTTGCGCGTGATCGGCGACGGCACCATCGGCGGTGCGGTCAGCACGGCCTGGATGGTTTCAAGCTGGGCGGCGGGGGCCGCGGCCGGTGCCTTGGGGGCGGCGAAGGCCGGCGCGGCGAACAGTGCGGCGATGCCGCTGGCGAGGGCGTAGGACAGTACGTGGTGCTGCAAGCGTCTCATGGCGCGTTCCTGAAGTAGCGTCGTTGGTTGACGATGCCTACGTTAGGTGCGCGCAGGAATTGCCTCGTTGATTTGCATCAATTCAGGGGGTGTACGAGGCGCCAACGTGCCACTGCTTGACCTGCGTCAAGCACGCATCCGCGGTCAGCCCGACGCGGCCGGAAAACCGTGGTGCACCTGCCGCCAGCAGCGCCATTGGGCGTGCAACCCCAGTGCGTGCGCGACGGCCAGCGCGATGCCGGCGATGCCGGAAAAAGCGGGGACGAACACGGCCGGCAACAACAGTGCGGCGGCCAGCAGGTGCGCATGCAGTACCCGCCGCTTCGCCGCCTCGTCGAACAGGCTGCCCACGCCGGGCACGCGGGTGCCGCGCGCCACCCGCTGGCGCAGCGCGATCCAGGTCAGGAAGCCGGTGATTTCCAGCGCCATGCCGACCACCAGCAACGGCAGGCCGAGGCCGAGCACCAGCGCGCCGACCAGCAGCACCTGCCCACCCGGCAGCAGCGCCGCCGTGCCGCCGCCCAGCAGGGCGATGCCGCCCCAGCGCCAGAACCGGCGCAGCAGCGGGTTGCGCTGGTACTGCGTGCGCGCCTGCGCCAGCAGCACGCCGGTGGCGAACAGCGCGAACGGTATGGCCATGCCACGCCATGTGGCGTCCGGCAGCAGGCCGCTCCATGTGGCTGCGGCGATGGCCAGTGTCGCCAGCACCGCGGCCTGTGCCCCGCGCAGCCATGACGGCGGTATCGCGCGCGCGCCCTGCAGCATCGGCAGGGTGACGCTGCCCACCGCGACCAGCAGGCCCAGCACCCAGCCGACGCCGCCGACGATGGCGTGCAGGTTCACCAGTCCGGGCGATACCGGCGCGTGCCAGCCGCTGCGCGCGGCCAGCAGCACCAGACCCAGCGCCAGTGTCGCCAGCAGCGCCAGCACGGCCATGCCGATGCCGTCGCGTACCGCGCGCTCGCCGTTGCCGCGCCACAGCGCGACCAGCGCCAGCAGCGCGAACGCGGCAAGGCTGCCGCCCAGCAGCACGGTGGCAGCGGGCGCAGGCCAGCGCAGCGGTGTCGCCAGCGCCAGCAGCAACAGCACCACGCCGGTATTGAAGGTGGCCTGCAGCCACGGCACGCCGCGCTGCCCCGGCATCGGGCTGGCCGCGGCCACCGGCAGGAACTGCACCAGACTGCCCAGCATCGCGTTGCCCAGCAGGCCCAGCGCCAGCATGTGCACCAGCACCAGCGTCGCCGGTGTCCAGCGCGACGCCAGCACCAGCTCGCCCTGCCAGGCCAGCCACAGGCCGGCAATCACACCCCATGCCTGCGCCGCCAGCAGGAAACGCATCGGCAGCACCGGTGCGGGTGCCTGGGTGAATGCCAGCCCGCTCATGCCGCCGCTGGCGTGTCGAGCAGGTGCCGGTCGGAGGCGTGGCAGATGGCGATGCGGGCGCCACCGTCGGGCGCATCGTGCACGCGCCAGGCGAAGCCCCATTGCGCGAGGATCGGCAGCAGCGGTGCCGGGTACAGGGGCGTCAACGCCACCAGCAGCTGCCCGGCGGGCAGCGTCTGCAACTGGTCGAGGATGCGCTGCATCGGTTCCGGCGCCGGCAGTGGGCGCAGGTCCAGCTGCAGCGGCGTCAGCCCACCAGCCACAGCAACCAGCCCAGCGGGTGGTGGGTGCGGGCGATGCCGTAGATCTGCGCGAAGCACAGCAGTGCCGCGGCGACCAGCAGCGCGCGTTTGGCGGTGGCCAGTTTCGGCCGGAACGCGGCGATGCCAAGGCCGATGTAGCCAAGCAGGAAGCCGATC
It includes:
- the ilvD gene encoding dihydroxy-acid dehydratase (Evidence 2a : Function of homologous gene experimentally demonstrated in an other organism; Product type e : enzyme), yielding MPEYRSKTSTAGRNMAGARALWRATGMQDGDFGKPIIAVVNSFTQFVPGHVHLRDLGALVAREIEAAGGVAKEFNTIAVDDGIAMGHDGMLYSLPSRELIADSVEYMVNAHCADAMVCISNCDKITPGMLMAALRLNIPVVFVSGGPMEAGKTRLAEHKLDLVDAMVMAADASVSDEQVAAVERSACPTCGSCSGMFTANSMNCLTEALGLSLPGNGTVVATHADREALFKRAGRLIVELCHRWYGGEDASALPRGIATVEAFENAMTLDIAMGGSTNTILHLLAAAQEAEVAFDLRDIDRLSRRVPQLCKVAPNTPKYHVEDVHRAGGIMAILGELARGGLLHADAPTVHSRTLGEAIARWDVTQTQDPAVHTFYKAGPAGIPTQVAFSQNTRWPSLDVDRDEGCIRDVAHAYSSEGGLAVLYGNLAADGCVVKTAGVDESILVFEGRARVYESQDAAVKGILGDEVQAGEVVVIRYEGPKGGPGMQEMLYPTSYLKSKGLGKACALLTDGRFSGGTSGLSIGHCSPEAAAGGSIALVRDGDRIRIDIPQRGIDLLVDEAELARRRDAQAARGWKPALPRPRKVSTALKAYALLATSADKGAVRDKALLEG
- a CDS encoding conserved exported hypothetical protein (Evidence 4 : Homologs of previously reported genes of unknown function) translates to MMKRSRTTALLLMSTAPLLFTACQQEQTVQVQEGLYTSVEACSEATGDPSSCRQAFTAAQQQAADAAPQYASREECAQEYPAEQCVSQRTSAGHSFVGPMMMGFFMSQMLGARAGAVAAPPASQPAFRDKANGWAKPAAAPGGSGGLNTASRIGAGKAGLAPVNAEPNRAVTARRGGFGNSSRGRGSFGG
- the yjfC gene encoding putative synthetase/amidase (Evidence 3 : Function proposed based on presence of conserved amino acid motif, structural feature or limited homology; Product type pe : putative enzyme); protein product: MKRVAIAERSNWRARAADCGFRFHTIDGAPYWDETAYYAFTLRQIEDDLEDPSAELHAMALDLVGDVVASEELMERLAIPAPFRDWIAESWRRGDPHLYGRLDFAYDGSGPAKLYELNYDTPTSLYEAAFFQWQWLEDQRNRGALPPQADQFNSLHEALVERFAELAASLPPPLYFSAVRESEEDQGTVAYLRDCAAQAGLHGASIAIEDIGLSEDGRFTDLDDVVVGSLFKLYPLEDLMREDFGAALPGSGVQLLEPAWKAVLSNKGILPLLWQRHRGHPNLLEAHFDDGRALPAGWVRKPLHSREGANVAMHMHDGRWQESEGPYAGPCIMQAFHPLPVFAGNYPLVGSWVVGDRACGIGVREDDSRITRDSARFLPHAIIDDAPAGNTRIYV
- a CDS encoding conserved exported hypothetical protein (Evidence 4 : Homologs of previously reported genes of unknown function), yielding MKFPLVIALGIALIATGCASTSKVMLGQARAPVDPASVQVYSTPPAGSLEIAQLESSSAVGFGTQGQTDAAIARLKREAAALGANGVVLMGVGASGSPVGMSVGAGSFGRHGGGGLSMGIPTQQKRAAGIAIWVPPEAR
- a CDS encoding putative membrane protein (Evidence 3 : Function proposed based on presence of conserved amino acid motif, structural feature or limited homology); this translates as MGLISLIWGIVALLWMLLAFIPLLGWGNWFLIPFATVGAIIAAIGLLFTHAGKHGRARTGLVLNGIVIVVGVIRLSLGGGIV
- a CDS encoding Putative transmembrane protein (fragment) (Evidence 3 : Function proposed based on presence of conserved amino acid motif, structural feature or limited homology) yields the protein MRRGQITAALRAGRVDSCFWPDQAGEEREAPSAPEADDLPLDAMVRTIGIEMLDALGERPLPGPLQSQGYGLQ
- the hemB gene encoding Delta-aminolevulinic acid dehydratase, which codes for MFHPRYRPRRMRRDEFSRRLMREHVFTADDLIWPVFVHELPGRAPVASMPGVERLSIDELLREAEQALQLGVPVIDLFPVLDASRKSLDAAEAWNPDGLAQRAVRALKQRFPELGVMTDVALDPYTTHGQDGIVDERGYVLNDVTVEALVKQSLSHAEAGVDIVSPSDMMDGRIGAIRDALDEAGHIHARIMAYSAKYASAFYGPFRDAVGSAGNLGKADKKTYQMDPANGDEALREIALDLEEGADMVMVKPGMPYLDIVWRVKQEFGVPTFAYHVSGEYAMLKAAAANGWLDERKCVMETMIGFKRAGADGVLTYYAPQIARWLKEA
- a CDS encoding conserved hypothetical protein (Evidence 4 : Homologs of previously reported genes of unknown function), with the protein product MDAPGMQPWQWVVWIAGVTVFALVIGGLVVAVLRALRRPPELPSAAERLQRQSPQAPEVEARLRELAGLRQSGQIGDAEYERRRAEVLRTP
- a CDS encoding conserved hypothetical protein (Evidence 4 : Homologs of previously reported genes of unknown function), which produces MEYIIRLGDTPADLAAIEQQLLEIDPAALIDHDPATATLRCSTCALEVELLPALARAGQRLAPGAIELQPSVCCGGCSG
- a CDS encoding Azurin, producing MKLSRVFLALALLGAAGMAQAAGNCTISLKGDDAMKFDLREATVSASCATVTVELVHTGKLPVAAMGHNVVITTTADLTAVARDGVKAGTANAYVAKDDARVIAHTALIGGGATTRVTFPGRKLTAGGDYSFFCSFPGHSALMKGKLVVTN
- a CDS encoding Electron transport protein SCO1/SenC, which produces MKSSSLLLALALGMAAIASPAHAADSTAQALPGQSLYHLQAGFTDQGGHALQWHDLRGRPQVVSMLYANCHLMCPLIVENAKGVQKQLTPAQREKLGIAMLSLDPARDTPAVMADMAQRHRVGDGWRFLQPDADDVPALANVLDVRYRFREDGSINHTSALVLLDADGRILARSEVSSAIPDPAFINDVRKALAAD
- a CDS encoding conserved exported hypothetical protein (Evidence 4 : Homologs of previously reported genes of unknown function): MERMRPLLLALALAPALAGASGPEPGYRMLDGGAFHSSVRFEDATGLVPVAPYQLMQHPVSNAQFAAFVTEHPQWRRDRIPALFASPGYLGHWETATGPGTKAAADAPVAHVNWYAADAYCRAQGARLPTFLEWEFAAAADATRFDARDDRAWRLRQINDGTPRAIDAATGAPANAWGIHGLHGANWEWSGDFTSLLGDGDRRGQEDGEALRFCGATALAFNDPGDYGVVKRFVLLSALQPSSTLGNLGFRCARSQP
- the aniA gene encoding Copper-containing nitrite reductase is translated as MRRLQHHVLSYALASGIAALFAAPAFAAPKAPAAAPAAQLETIQAVLTAPPMVPSPITRKTPAKVVVDLEMVEKEMRIADGATYNFWTFGGSVPGSFIRVREGDTVEFKLKNHHSSHVPHNIDLHAVTGTGGGAEATNTLPGHETQFTFKALNPGLYVYHCAMAPVGMHIANGMYGLILVEPEEGMEPVDKEFYVMQGDFYTEGAHGDPGLQSFSLEKAIDEHPTYVVFNGSEGALTGDNALTAKAGEKIRIFVGNGGPNLVSSFHVIGEIFDKVYFEGGSKYQENVQTTLVPAGGSAIVEFKADVPGNFILVDHSIFRTFHKGSLGILKVTGEENHEIYTGQQHDREYPEGEPQGGR
- a CDS encoding conserved membrane hypothetical protein (Evidence 4 : Homologs of previously reported genes of unknown function); this encodes MSGLAFTQAPAPVLPMRFLLAAQAWGVIAGLWLAWQGELVLASRWTPATLVLVHMLALGLLGNAMLGSLVQFLPVAAASPMPGQRGVPWLQATFNTGVVLLLLALATPLRWPAPAATVLLGGSLAAFALLALVALWRGNGERAVRDGIGMAVLALLATLALGLVLLAARSGWHAPVSPGLVNLHAIVGGVGWVLGLLVAVGSVTLPMLQGARAIPPSWLRGAQAAVLATLAIAAATWSGLLPDATWRGMAIPFALFATGVLLAQARTQYQRNPLLRRFWRWGGIALLGGGTAALLPGGQVLLVGALVLGLGLPLLVVGMALEITGFLTWIALRQRVARGTRVPGVGSLFDEAAKRRVLHAHLLAAALLLPAVFVPAFSGIAGIALAVAHALGLHAQWRCWRQVHHGFPAASG